One Rubritalea squalenifaciens DSM 18772 genomic region harbors:
- a CDS encoding DUF5690 family protein — protein MSTQDPPRQGRLKSYLTTTSQTAFTAYAAMAAFLTYFAMYAFRKPYAAAAFEGQTWFGGEVGLKAALAASQLLGYAASKIIGIKVCSELDHRKRGIFLFGVIAVAELSLLIYGILPNDWKVLPIAVNGLALGVVWGVVVTYLEGRRTSEVLLAGLSCSFIMASGIVKDFGKAVIAGSDAAWWHGVPLLSPKLVQLTGPVSEGWMPFVVGLHYLPIFAIAVFLLKQIPDPDEKDVAERSERKVMMGNERMVFLKQFALGLFLLCAAYLLLTAYRDFRDTYQVDIFRLMGYEDSKENQSLLGTSETIVAFAVTLGLGLLYWLRKVMHRGGLLLVWLFMLVGLAVLGGGTWLYQAGLITGFSWMVMTGVGVYMTYVPFGSVLFDQIIASTRFQGTAVFAIYVCDGVGYVGAVSLYFLRGSLFGDMDKLVFFREFTWLMTMIGVVCLVSSYWYFGRKAKIAKECEAHLERA, from the coding sequence ATGTCTACTCAAGATCCACCACGACAAGGTCGCCTCAAAAGCTATCTGACTACGACTAGTCAGACCGCTTTTACAGCCTATGCGGCGATGGCTGCCTTTTTAACTTATTTTGCGATGTATGCCTTTCGCAAGCCCTATGCCGCGGCGGCATTTGAGGGACAGACTTGGTTTGGTGGTGAGGTCGGGCTCAAGGCGGCACTGGCTGCATCACAGTTGCTAGGTTATGCGGCGTCCAAAATTATCGGGATCAAAGTGTGTTCTGAGCTGGATCACAGGAAGCGAGGGATCTTTCTGTTTGGTGTGATTGCAGTCGCTGAGCTCAGCCTGCTTATCTATGGTATCTTGCCGAATGATTGGAAGGTACTCCCCATAGCAGTGAATGGTCTGGCGCTCGGCGTGGTTTGGGGAGTGGTAGTGACTTATCTGGAAGGGCGCAGAACCTCCGAGGTGCTTCTCGCGGGTTTGTCCTGCTCGTTCATCATGGCGAGTGGTATTGTGAAGGATTTTGGTAAGGCGGTCATCGCGGGTAGTGATGCCGCTTGGTGGCATGGAGTGCCTCTTTTGAGCCCAAAGCTAGTCCAGCTGACAGGGCCTGTTAGTGAAGGGTGGATGCCTTTTGTGGTAGGGCTTCATTACCTTCCTATTTTTGCGATTGCCGTGTTTTTACTGAAGCAAATCCCTGATCCTGATGAAAAGGATGTTGCTGAACGCTCTGAAAGAAAGGTGATGATGGGAAATGAGCGTATGGTATTCTTGAAGCAGTTTGCTCTGGGGCTATTCCTGCTGTGCGCTGCGTATTTGCTCCTTACAGCGTATCGCGATTTCCGTGATACCTACCAAGTGGATATCTTCCGTTTGATGGGGTATGAGGACTCCAAGGAAAATCAGAGTCTGTTGGGAACCTCGGAAACCATCGTCGCTTTTGCGGTGACCTTGGGGCTAGGTTTACTTTACTGGCTCAGAAAAGTGATGCATCGAGGAGGCCTCTTGCTGGTATGGCTTTTCATGCTAGTAGGTTTGGCTGTATTGGGCGGAGGAACTTGGCTCTATCAGGCCGGGCTGATTACAGGCTTTAGCTGGATGGTGATGACGGGAGTAGGAGTTTATATGACTTATGTGCCATTTGGCTCTGTCCTTTTTGATCAGATCATTGCCTCGACGCGTTTCCAAGGGACGGCCGTTTTTGCGATCTATGTTTGCGATGGAGTGGGCTACGTCGGGGCAGTTAGTTTGTATTTCCTGCGTGGAAGCTTGTTCGGTGACATGGACAAGTTGGTGTTCTTCAGGGAATTTACCTGGCTCATGACCATGATAGGGGTCGTCTGTTTGGTAAGCAGCTACTGGTATTTTGGAAGAAAAGCCAAAATTGCCAAGGAGTGTGAGGCTCATTTAGAGAGAGCATAA
- a CDS encoding DMT family transporter has translation MAWLYLLLAICSEVVATTALKACDGFSKLWPSLIVVIGYVAAFYFLSLAVRVIPLAYAYAIWCGLGIILIACTGWIFYQEAISWSSALGMLLILGGVVLLKVGNAA, from the coding sequence ATGGCGTGGCTTTATCTTTTACTGGCAATCTGTTCCGAAGTAGTGGCAACCACAGCTTTGAAAGCATGCGATGGTTTCAGTAAGTTATGGCCATCGCTCATTGTAGTGATTGGTTACGTTGCCGCTTTCTACTTTTTGTCGCTGGCCGTTCGAGTGATACCCTTGGCCTATGCCTATGCCATATGGTGTGGATTGGGTATTATCCTGATTGCCTGTACTGGCTGGATATTTTACCAGGAAGCCATCAGCTGGAGTTCCGCGCTAGGCATGCTCCTCATCCTAGGGGGAGTGGTTTTGCTGAAGGTGGGGAATGCTGCTTAG
- a CDS encoding HAD family hydrolase: MKNPQNNLHVIFDMDGTIFDTEQIYCRAFRLALAEQNLDLSVSEYYAHLAGTTNDYIYKYCAKKFGSKLALDAFMASWPKHLNTFITTAGIPLMPGIKDLLEKLAELEIPMAVASSSDRAEIDQFLGIAEITHYFSHIAAGDEVTQSKPAPEIYLLAVERLGTTPEHCIALEDSNHGVASAHAAGIKVVMKPGLGGPNEHSKQVAMITDDVYSTTLALINPTRLSC, encoded by the coding sequence ATGAAGAACCCGCAAAACAACCTCCATGTTATCTTTGATATGGATGGAACTATCTTCGATACGGAACAGATCTACTGCCGAGCTTTCCGTCTGGCTCTGGCAGAGCAAAACTTGGATCTCAGCGTGAGTGAGTACTATGCTCACCTTGCTGGCACGACCAATGACTATATTTATAAATACTGCGCCAAGAAATTCGGTTCTAAGCTAGCTCTTGATGCCTTCATGGCCTCGTGGCCGAAGCATCTCAATACCTTCATCACTACAGCAGGCATACCTCTCATGCCTGGAATCAAAGATCTGCTTGAGAAATTAGCCGAGCTTGAAATCCCCATGGCCGTGGCTTCCTCAAGCGACCGGGCAGAGATCGATCAGTTTCTAGGCATCGCCGAAATAACGCACTACTTCAGCCACATAGCCGCTGGTGATGAGGTCACCCAAAGCAAGCCTGCTCCGGAGATCTACCTACTGGCTGTTGAGCGCCTCGGCACGACACCGGAGCACTGCATTGCGCTTGAAGATTCCAATCATGGTGTAGCCTCCGCCCATGCCGCTGGTATCAAAGTGGTTATGAAACCCGGTCTAGGCGGCCCCAATGAGCACTCCAAGCAAGTCGCCATGATTACTGATGACGTCTACTCGACCACTCTTGCGCTTATAAACCCCACCAGACTAAGCTGCTAA
- a CDS encoding type I 3-dehydroquinate dehydratase: MSVQTSHPSMPDRPKTVGSIGDASLLDYPFNADECEILEFRLDSLVSSLPKVKDTLIKLKTTQLQTLITARCESEGGTPSLTPEQRTQLLAALSPLATFVDIELANFQAMESAVTQARNNNALVIASFHDFKKTPTQDVLRNKIRESIDQGADIAKIAVQLNSLEDMFSCAKLLQEGHPIAISMMGMGALGPTSRLLFAQLGSVLNYGYLGNKSTAPGQWPASLMSQAIRSTKPF, encoded by the coding sequence ATGTCCGTTCAGACCTCACATCCCAGCATGCCTGACCGTCCCAAGACTGTCGGCTCCATTGGCGACGCCTCCCTGCTTGATTACCCCTTCAACGCGGATGAGTGTGAGATTCTCGAGTTCCGTCTGGACTCCTTGGTATCAAGCCTCCCCAAGGTCAAGGACACCCTCATCAAACTGAAAACCACCCAACTGCAGACTCTCATCACTGCTCGCTGTGAGTCCGAAGGCGGCACACCCAGCCTCACGCCTGAGCAGCGCACTCAGCTACTTGCGGCCCTATCCCCGCTTGCCACCTTCGTGGATATTGAACTGGCAAATTTCCAGGCGATGGAATCCGCGGTCACTCAGGCGCGTAATAACAATGCCCTAGTCATCGCTTCCTTTCACGATTTCAAAAAGACCCCCACCCAAGACGTTCTGAGAAATAAGATCAGAGAGTCCATCGACCAAGGTGCGGACATCGCTAAAATCGCTGTGCAGCTCAATTCACTGGAGGATATGTTCTCCTGCGCCAAACTTCTCCAAGAGGGCCATCCTATTGCCATTTCCATGATGGGCATGGGTGCACTAGGCCCCACTTCCCGCCTTCTCTTTGCCCAACTGGGTTCGGTACTCAACTACGGATACCTTGGCAATAAATCCACCGCCCCAGGCCAATGGCCAGCCTCCCTGATGAGCCAAGCGATTCGCTCCACCAAACCATTCTGA
- a CDS encoding PEP-CTERM sorting domain-containing protein, protein MKKTLITATLLTSAGLANAATIINVVNSGFEDQVLADGLTTRTADGGDGTITGWTESNTADHLAYVTNPSNTGANTANNDAETILPLEGSNAAFFQNSSISQTLSGFDIKTGDIITVEFDLWRVNGGGDTFRIDFGGIGETSGTGINDGTIGGDMVTDAGPERYSVDFIATSDITAGDLVFRSTAGGNRYLLDDVVVTYSTAAVPEPSSTALIGLAGLGFILRRRR, encoded by the coding sequence ATGAAAAAAACACTAATAACAGCCACGCTCCTCACAAGCGCAGGCCTGGCAAACGCCGCCACGATCATTAATGTAGTCAACTCCGGCTTCGAAGACCAAGTCCTCGCCGACGGCCTTACTACACGAACAGCAGACGGAGGTGACGGCACGATCACGGGCTGGACCGAGTCAAACACTGCGGACCACCTAGCCTATGTCACCAATCCTTCCAATACAGGAGCAAATACTGCGAACAATGATGCTGAGACAATTCTTCCTCTGGAAGGTAGCAATGCAGCTTTCTTCCAGAACAGCTCCATCTCTCAAACCCTGAGCGGTTTTGACATCAAGACTGGTGACATAATTACGGTGGAATTCGACTTGTGGAGAGTAAATGGCGGCGGCGATACCTTCCGCATCGATTTTGGAGGAATTGGCGAGACTAGTGGCACTGGAATCAATGACGGCACCATCGGCGGCGACATGGTTACTGATGCTGGCCCGGAACGTTATTCAGTGGACTTCATCGCCACCTCAGACATCACTGCGGGTGATCTCGTATTTAGATCAACAGCAGGAGGCAATAGATATCTCCTGGACGACGTTGTAGTCACCTACTCCACGGCTGCCGTACCAGAGCCATCCAGCACAGCCCTCATCGGCCTTGCTGGCCTTGGCTTCATCCTGCGCCGCAGACGATAA
- a CDS encoding PEP-CTERM sorting domain-containing protein, protein MTKTLLLSSTLVLGGMVHGATLFTSNFDGNDSATTGYVQNSSGSSSVTVSWTNVNTAVSNISNISVVSPAGGFINQGSAYSDGNNLYVNHNLNIDDRADARGYSFTFTLDSAFSLTNLQVISGHTNNTGSQNQAFASDLTFTLSGGSLGSDLTETKLQLDYTGIDYITSDFDLGNTVIDAGTYTITVFENNMGGGGAYAIYDGITLEGTAAIPEPSSTALVGLAGLGFILRRRR, encoded by the coding sequence ATGACAAAAACACTCCTACTCAGCTCTACGCTGGTCCTTGGCGGCATGGTACACGGTGCCACTCTGTTCACATCGAACTTTGATGGAAATGACTCCGCAACTACAGGATATGTTCAGAACTCTAGCGGCTCCAGCTCCGTGACAGTATCTTGGACTAACGTAAATACAGCGGTTAGTAACATCTCTAATATCAGCGTAGTAAGCCCAGCTGGTGGTTTCATTAACCAAGGATCAGCGTACTCCGACGGCAACAACCTCTATGTGAACCATAACCTTAATATCGATGACAGAGCAGATGCCCGCGGGTACAGCTTCACATTTACTCTGGATTCAGCATTTAGCCTCACCAACCTTCAGGTAATCTCAGGTCATACAAATAATACTGGTTCACAGAATCAGGCATTTGCTTCTGACCTCACGTTCACACTCTCTGGAGGTTCTCTTGGGTCCGATTTGACTGAAACCAAGCTTCAACTGGACTATACTGGAATCGACTATATCACTTCTGACTTTGATCTCGGCAACACCGTAATCGACGCAGGCACATACACCATCACAGTTTTTGAAAACAACATGGGAGGCGGTGGCGCCTATGCCATTTATGACGGCATCACTCTCGAAGGCACAGCAGCTATCCCAGAACCAAGCAGCACCGCACTTGTCGGCCTTGCTGGCCTAGGATTTATCCTGCGTCGCAGACGATAA
- a CDS encoding FecR domain-containing protein, whose translation MSQTTPYEPSPELIELVQRVLDKEASLDDIAHLNHIIPSDPEARRYFVKMRMLHSSLMDHYGQTSSNIISLKEAAKKSTSSQTVTPATASTGTRKPRRKSYLLAAAAVLLFSLAGTLIYQSFAPKDAYQVVAILGAENKEHFTTDSWLKTKEQYEVKTGLVELHSADGNKITIQGPAKFTIEDLKTIQLNSGKAWAVLDGPSIDIKTTQGIVRDIGTTFGIDHSNTKVTRVDVFDGKVQVTDKSTANNQAEAEAGVALIAVSESWPPDRTEADASLYITGLRRPVGFSFVNKPEDISAITSSLPLDTQWTPLIDHVGTAYPGGTNLEIRWAGSSLTSTGGNQSNLSKIYHTHLLGWPWSDNTIEKATDLQLPENGHTGIVLQIRNISKWLAETNAIGYKVEILRNTGVKNATLRPVSLYSGSTTTNLVETLDPMNEKILSADYPDQGNSVGFRVHQSFSDTLTEDVVTITVPGQPLQSNTIRSNISAARLIPVFK comes from the coding sequence ATGTCGCAAACCACTCCATATGAACCATCGCCTGAGCTCATAGAGCTCGTGCAGCGCGTACTCGATAAAGAGGCGAGCTTGGACGACATTGCGCATTTGAATCATATCATCCCCAGTGATCCTGAGGCTCGCCGCTACTTCGTCAAAATGCGGATGCTGCACTCCAGCCTGATGGATCACTACGGCCAAACTTCCTCCAACATCATTTCATTGAAGGAAGCTGCCAAGAAGTCGACCTCGAGCCAGACGGTCACTCCTGCCACAGCGAGCACAGGCACTCGTAAGCCTCGCCGTAAAAGCTACCTTCTTGCCGCCGCAGCGGTGCTACTCTTCTCACTCGCAGGTACTCTCATCTATCAGAGCTTCGCGCCCAAAGACGCCTATCAGGTTGTCGCTATTCTAGGTGCAGAGAACAAAGAGCATTTCACCACCGACTCCTGGCTCAAAACCAAGGAACAGTATGAGGTCAAAACCGGCTTGGTCGAATTACACTCCGCAGACGGTAACAAAATCACGATCCAAGGTCCTGCCAAATTCACCATTGAAGACCTGAAAACCATCCAACTGAATTCAGGAAAAGCCTGGGCTGTCCTGGACGGCCCATCCATCGATATTAAAACCACCCAAGGCATCGTCAGGGACATCGGCACCACCTTCGGCATAGACCATTCCAATACCAAAGTAACGCGTGTCGACGTATTTGATGGCAAAGTGCAAGTGACCGATAAGAGTACCGCAAATAATCAGGCAGAAGCCGAAGCGGGAGTGGCTCTGATTGCAGTCTCTGAATCGTGGCCACCGGACCGCACAGAAGCAGACGCCTCTCTCTATATCACCGGCCTCAGACGTCCGGTCGGCTTCAGTTTTGTCAATAAGCCTGAAGACATAAGCGCCATCACTTCTTCTCTACCGCTAGATACACAGTGGACACCATTGATTGATCACGTTGGTACAGCATATCCTGGAGGAACAAATCTTGAGATTCGCTGGGCTGGATCTTCCCTCACCTCAACAGGAGGCAACCAATCTAACCTCTCTAAAATCTACCACACCCACCTGCTGGGCTGGCCCTGGTCTGACAATACGATCGAGAAAGCCACAGATTTGCAGTTACCAGAAAATGGCCATACTGGAATCGTTCTTCAGATCAGAAATATTTCCAAGTGGTTAGCCGAGACCAATGCCATAGGCTATAAAGTGGAGATCCTGAGAAATACAGGAGTAAAAAATGCCACCTTACGCCCTGTTTCCCTCTACTCAGGATCCACAACGACCAATCTGGTTGAAACACTCGACCCGATGAATGAGAAAATACTCTCCGCAGATTATCCCGACCAAGGAAATTCTGTAGGTTTCCGGGTTCATCAATCCTTCTCTGACACCCTCACCGAAGACGTTGTTACCATCACCGTTCCCGGCCAGCCCTTACAGAGCAATACCATTCGCTCAAACATCTCGGCGGCAAGACTCATCCCTGTCTTTAAATAA
- a CDS encoding sigma-70 family RNA polymerase sigma factor: MNQPQPTPEDSSTNPVPETFDQLLAQEQEFLRLLIRTIGVSPSDANDVLQEANIYLINNASQFELGTNFRAWASKVVRYRCLQYFRDQKRRPMINLSEQAIDLITEEVCEQYEETERQLRKLNHCIGKLPEEHAEMLKANYHDGMSLKDFAKIHKKSHMAVRKTMSRVRHALKECIEKL, from the coding sequence ATGAATCAACCCCAGCCAACACCTGAGGATTCAAGTACTAACCCTGTACCTGAAACCTTTGACCAATTGCTCGCCCAGGAACAAGAATTCCTGAGGCTGCTCATCCGTACCATCGGGGTAAGCCCATCTGATGCTAATGATGTCCTCCAGGAGGCCAACATTTACCTGATCAACAACGCCTCCCAGTTTGAACTAGGCACCAATTTCCGGGCTTGGGCCTCCAAGGTGGTCCGCTACCGCTGTCTCCAGTACTTCCGGGACCAAAAACGCCGGCCCATGATCAATTTGTCCGAGCAAGCCATCGACTTAATCACGGAGGAGGTGTGTGAGCAATACGAGGAGACCGAGCGCCAGTTGCGCAAGCTCAACCACTGCATTGGCAAGCTACCCGAAGAACACGCCGAAATGCTGAAAGCCAACTACCACGACGGCATGAGTCTCAAAGATTTTGCCAAAATCCACAAGAAGAGCCACATGGCTGTACGCAAGACGATGTCTAGGGTACGCCACGCGCTGAAAGAATGCATCGAAAAACTCTAA
- a CDS encoding DUF1501 domain-containing protein yields the protein MNEHTNMDDLMGLTRRHFFKKAAAGIGGMALSSLLPSFGKDELPVDLSSIAHYAPKAKRIIYLCQSGGPSHIDLFDDKPLLREKNGEQLPDSVRSGQRLTGMSANQSSIPLAGSHFDFKQYGQSGNAFSSLLPHTASVADDLCIIRSMYTEAINHDPAITFLQTGSQISGRPSLGSWISYGLGSLNENLPSFIVLVSAGQGGQPLYSRLWGSGFLDSRYQGVRFRAGKEPVLYLTNPEGVSPVSRRGMLDKLNALNKLQFEKELDPEIESRIAQYEMAYRMQTSVPEVTDLSDEPESIFELYGEDSKKPGTYAANCLQARRLAERGVRFIQLYHQGWDQHGNLPAAIRNQCKETDQASAALIKDLKQRGMLDETLVIWGGEFGRTAYSQGKLTKNDYGRDHHPRCFTMWLAGGGIKPGITFGRTDDYGYNIVDAAGNPINPTKHHYHPDAVHVHDLQATILHLMGINHEHLTYKYQGRRFRLTDVHGHVVKPILA from the coding sequence ATGAACGAACACACCAATATGGATGATCTCATGGGACTGACACGGCGTCACTTCTTCAAGAAAGCGGCCGCAGGTATCGGCGGCATGGCACTCTCATCCCTCCTTCCCTCCTTCGGTAAAGATGAACTCCCAGTCGACTTGTCTTCAATCGCCCATTACGCTCCCAAGGCCAAGCGCATCATCTATCTCTGCCAGTCCGGCGGGCCGTCTCACATTGACCTCTTTGATGACAAACCGCTGCTTCGAGAGAAAAACGGCGAACAGCTTCCGGACAGTGTTCGCTCCGGTCAGCGGCTCACAGGCATGTCAGCCAACCAGTCGTCCATTCCGCTCGCTGGCTCTCATTTCGACTTCAAGCAATACGGGCAAAGTGGGAATGCCTTTTCCTCCCTACTACCACACACGGCAAGTGTAGCAGATGATCTCTGCATCATTCGCTCGATGTACACGGAGGCGATCAATCACGATCCTGCCATCACCTTTTTGCAGACTGGTTCTCAGATTTCAGGCCGTCCATCCCTAGGCTCCTGGATTTCCTACGGCCTTGGTTCACTCAATGAAAACCTGCCCTCCTTTATCGTCCTCGTCTCCGCAGGTCAGGGAGGCCAGCCACTCTATTCACGCCTCTGGGGTTCAGGATTCCTCGACTCCCGCTATCAAGGTGTGCGCTTCCGAGCCGGTAAGGAGCCCGTCCTCTACCTGACCAATCCCGAGGGAGTCTCCCCTGTGAGCCGGCGAGGTATGCTCGACAAACTCAATGCCCTTAACAAACTGCAATTTGAGAAGGAGCTGGATCCTGAGATAGAGTCCCGCATTGCTCAGTATGAAATGGCCTACCGCATGCAAACCAGCGTGCCCGAGGTGACCGACCTCTCCGATGAGCCTGAATCTATATTCGAACTCTACGGTGAAGATTCCAAAAAGCCGGGCACCTATGCCGCAAACTGCCTGCAAGCGCGACGCCTGGCCGAGAGAGGAGTACGCTTTATTCAACTCTATCACCAGGGCTGGGACCAACACGGCAACCTTCCCGCGGCAATACGCAACCAGTGTAAAGAAACTGACCAAGCCTCAGCAGCACTGATCAAGGACCTCAAACAACGAGGCATGCTCGATGAGACTCTGGTTATCTGGGGTGGTGAATTTGGACGGACAGCATACTCCCAGGGTAAGCTTACCAAAAACGACTACGGTCGCGACCACCACCCGCGCTGTTTCACCATGTGGCTGGCTGGCGGAGGTATCAAACCTGGTATCACCTTCGGACGAACCGATGACTATGGTTATAACATCGTCGATGCTGCTGGGAATCCGATTAACCCGACCAAACACCACTACCACCCGGATGCGGTCCACGTCCATGACCTGCAGGCCACCATACTTCACCTGATGGGGATTAACCACGAACATCTAACATACAAGTATCAGGGGCGCAGGTTCCGTCTGACCGATGTCCACGGCCATGTGGTGAAGCCAATCCTGGCATAA